The Thalassotalea sp. HSM 43 genome window below encodes:
- the iscU gene encoding Fe-S cluster assembly scaffold IscU produces MAYSEKVIDHYENPRNVGSFDKNDPSVATGMVGAPACGDVMKLQLKIDEQGIIEDAKFKTYGCGSAIASSSLVTEWVKGKSIDEAAEIKNTAIAEELALPPVKIHCSILAEDAIKAAIDDYKAKKED; encoded by the coding sequence ATGGCTTATAGTGAAAAAGTTATCGATCATTACGAGAATCCACGTAACGTAGGTTCATTTGATAAAAACGACCCTAGCGTTGCAACCGGTATGGTAGGCGCACCAGCATGTGGTGACGTAATGAAGTTGCAATTAAAAATTGATGAGCAAGGTATCATTGAAGACGCAAAATTCAAAACCTACGGTTGTGGTTCTGCTATTGCTTCTAGCTCATTGGTTACTGAGTGGGTTAAAGGTAAGTCTATTGACGAAGCTGCGGAAATCAAAAACACCGCAATCGCTGAAGAATTAGCGTTACCACCAGTTAAAATTCATTGTTCGATTTTAGCCGAAGATGCAATCAAAGCAGCAATCGACGATTACAAAGCGAAGAAAGAAGACTAA
- the iscA gene encoding iron-sulfur cluster assembly protein IscA produces MAISMTPAASERVKTFLLNRGKGVGLRLGVKTTGCSGLAYVLEFVDEVNPDDAVFNIDSVKIIIDGKSLVHLDGTELDFVKEGLNEGFKFTNPNAKGECGCGESFSV; encoded by the coding sequence ATGGCAATTTCAATGACGCCAGCGGCGTCTGAGCGCGTAAAAACGTTTTTGCTAAACCGAGGCAAAGGTGTAGGCCTGCGTCTTGGTGTAAAAACGACAGGCTGTTCAGGTCTGGCCTATGTGTTGGAGTTTGTTGATGAAGTTAACCCAGATGACGCTGTGTTTAATATAGACAGCGTTAAAATCATCATTGATGGTAAGTCATTAGTTCATCTTGATGGTACTGAATTAGACTTCGTCAAAGAAGGTTTGAACGAAGGTTTTAAATTTACCAATCCAAACGCCAAAGGCGAATGTGGATGTGGTGAAAGCTTCAGCGTGTAA
- the hscB gene encoding co-chaperone HscB has translation MDYFQLFGLEANFELDLAELSATYQALQKTVHPDRFAHSSAQEQMIAVQKSAEINDAFQTLKQPIARGEYLLTQRGVELPSEQQSFADVEFLMQQMELREMLGEVEHASDPDSALFAAQETLDIQSQSLWQQLKASIVSNSESDNKAAAETLRKLKFYQKLQIELERIEDKLFD, from the coding sequence TTGGATTATTTTCAATTGTTTGGTCTTGAGGCCAACTTTGAGCTCGATCTGGCAGAGCTATCTGCAACTTATCAAGCACTACAAAAAACGGTCCACCCGGACCGTTTTGCACATTCGTCTGCACAAGAACAAATGATTGCGGTGCAAAAGTCTGCAGAAATCAATGATGCTTTCCAAACCTTAAAGCAACCTATTGCTCGCGGTGAATATTTGCTGACCCAACGTGGTGTCGAACTGCCGTCGGAACAACAAAGCTTTGCTGATGTTGAATTTTTGATGCAGCAAATGGAGCTAAGGGAAATGCTTGGTGAGGTCGAACACGCCAGTGATCCTGATTCGGCGTTGTTTGCCGCACAAGAAACGCTCGATATCCAATCACAAAGTTTATGGCAGCAGCTTAAGGCGAGCATTGTTAGCAACAGCGAAAGCGATAACAAAGCAGCGGCTGAAACCCTGAGAAAGCTAAAGTTTTATCAAAAATTACAGATAGAGCTTGAACGAATTGAAGACAAGCTGTTCGATTAG